A region of the Pelecanus crispus isolate bPelCri1 chromosome 1, bPelCri1.pri, whole genome shotgun sequence genome:
CCAGCCAGatagcagaagaggaagaaaaggctgtgtAATTTAGACTTCTTTGTTATGCTTATAGCAATGATTAAGGACTGTGGTTGGAGCAGTATTAGCATGCTTTCCCTTCATCTTATAATAGAAAAACTGACAAGTGTGTTCTATCTCTGCCTTTAAGCTGTGCTTACATAGTGCTAGTCTTAATGTCAGGTAGAGAAGAACTCTGCATTGGCTGGGACACAGGAACGAAGGGGTCAGTTGTAGCGCCATAAGCCCTTTTCATATGTACCGTTCTCTGAAACAGTGGAAATGCTTGGTGTACGGACAAGTCCGTGTTGCTGGTGATGCCCCCACGACCTCAAAGCAAGCATTAACAGTCACAGGGACTAGCTGCCTTTTGCCCACACCCAGCAGTCTAAGCCCTGTCTATAGCCTGTGTAAAGTAAGGGCTACTTACTGTTGTCTTGTgtccagcttttctttttctgcttagatcctcttgtttgtttgctctttccAGCACACAGACATGCCGGAGGAGATGCGTGTAGAGGCCATGGAGCTGTGTGTCACGGCGTGTGAGAAATATGCCACCAACAACGAGGTACTAGCTAAATCCCAAAATGGCCAGCCTTCAGTTGCTGCGGCTCAGGGAacctgcaggagcagggctaagggtgcagggcagggtggaGTCAGGTCCTGACATCCTATTACTCTCTTTCTGCACTGAGCAAGGGTAGAAGAAGACAAAGAGCTTGGCTAGAGCCCAGATTCGGTTCCCTTTGTCAGAAAGATCCATAATAGcactttgctttcctgcaggaagcagagatTAATAGCGATGCTGCCTCCCAAACCTTGCCTCCTTCCTGATCCTGCCTTGCCTGTGACATGCTTCCACTCTGTTCATTAAATGCCCTGTGTCCTGAGGGCTTGGTTCAGAACTGTGTGGAGCGGGCCCTTCCCCTCTGTTCTTCAGTGTTCAGCAAGGCCATCCCCGCCAGAGTGGGGAAGAGCCTCTTGTTCTGGGGATGAGTACATGAAAGTCTTTGGACCTTTAGGTACAGTCTGTTAAGTATTCCCTCTTGGCTTTCAGCCTCCTGACTGAAATTACTGAGACCATATAAATGGGGGGTGATGCAGAAGTTATGGTCTTTGGAAAGGTTGCCCTTAACTTTGAGAGCCAACGATAAAGGAAAACACACCTTGCTCCATGGGCAGGGCGCGACTGCTTGTTGCTGGAGCAGTTTTGTGTTGGAGCAAGACAAGGAATCTCCGGCTTCGTAGCTTTCTGTCCCATCCTGCCTGAGACACATGTCACTGCAAAATCatattctctccttttttaGATCAAGCAGGGTGTGATCTGGGAGAAGCAAGCCTTTTAAAAGTCAGCCTAGTTTCAGTGTTTTGGTAAttagctggaggaaaaaaaaatggactcCTGTAAAAATAGCTGCAGCTTAGTGACCTGAATCTCCTCTTGTGCTCACTGCACCCAGCATAACTCCATCAGCATCTAAACCAGAACTCTTGCTTCAGACTGTGTGAATGAGACAAGTGATTGCTAGATGCAGTTCTTTAATTTCTCCTAGCTGCTGTGTCGGAGGctgctgaaaacacagagaCCTGTTTTACCCTTGGGCATAGCTCTGAGGAGCTCCCAGTTCTGGCAGTGCAGCTGCTGTACCTGTTGCCCGTGGCTTGAGTAGTCTATTAAAGGGAGAAGATGACTAGGGGGATGTTTGCATAAAAACTCACTGCTTGCTCTGTCTCACCCTACACTCTCTTCCTTAACATTCTCCAGAGCGCTGCCAAGATGATCAAGGAGATGATGGACAAGAAATTTGGGTCCTCCTGGCATGTGGTGATTGGGGAAGGTTTTGGCTTTGAGATCACTCACGAGGTGAAGAATCTGCTGTACATGTTCTTTGGTGGCAGCCTGGCTGTGTGTGTCTGGAAGTGCTCCTGACATCTGGCCGGGTCACAGACTCGCTGCGTACAAGagatttcttccttctcttcacaGGTTTTGTACAATCTGGAGGTggggctttatttttaatagttaaacgtcaagacttttttttttttcatactgacGTAACAGTTCCGTGGGATACATATAGTtggtgcgtgtgtgtgtatcaACTTGCTAAGCTGTCCTGTCCTTGCTCGTGGGATTTCTCATCTGTCTGTGGCTTTCCTTGGTGTTTGAGACGAAGCAGGAAGGAGGTGGGGAGTAGGTAATCTCACGACACGCTGCAGAGCCGTACAGCAGCGCTAGGAGGgggaagcaaaagagaaaaggtgCTATCTAGCcctatggtttttttttcctcccacttgTTCCATGTCATGTCCtctcttctctgccttccctACTACCATGTGGTATGGCTCCGACCAGCACCTGTCTCTCCTCTGAATGCCGCAAATGCCTTCTTCCCCCCTTCTAAGATGTCCGTGCAGAGCTGGCAGTGCCAAGGGTCTCCCTTCAGGCTGCCCGTGGAGGTGTTAGCCCCAGGGAAGCAGACTCAGCTTGCCCTTCCCCGCTTCTTTTGGGAGGATACAACAGCTGAGCTGCCTGGGTGTAGGAGGTTGCTATGCAAactgccccctcctttctcACCCACCGTACGCCGAGATAGCATGAAAACACAGGCGGCTGCCGACGCCTGCAGAGTGGGTGAGAACTCTTCATAAGGCTCGAATACCTCCCTGTCAGTTCTCGGGGGTGTTGCAAGTGCTGTGTACTTTCAGCATCTTGTTTGGAGGCTGGTAGAGGAAGGAGGCTCCATGTGAGATATCACTTGGTCATCAGAAACCTAACGTCTTTTTGGACTTGCGTTCTTTTagcctgtttcattttttaaagctgtcaATGTTGGAGGATGGAATGAACGTAATTGTACATTACGTATATGGCTTATTTATATACATCTGGGGAACTGtgtttttacaataaaaaaattagaaaaatgtccttttctctgtgtgttctaaaatgaaaatccaAAAGTGGAGGACGAGAAGGAAAAGTAGTTCAGAAAACATGGAAACAAGTAAGCAATGGTGTAGCTCAGGCAGAGGACAGCAACAGGTGTCCATCCTGCCTGTTTTGTGGGTGACTCGTAGGTATCGGAGATGCCCTCATATCCTCCCTGTTCAATTCCTTTCACCAGTGCAAGCCACAATGCTGACAAAGGTTGCCAGGCCCACAGTGCTGCTGGCCAAAGTCCTCAGTCCACCCAGCTGTCTGAGTAGCAGCAAGGGAGCGTACCTGTGtcctctgcccagccagcatgcCTCTGCTCTGACCTTCAGGGTCTCACATTTGTGGCTTCTTTGATTTTCAGACTCCTCTCAGAATGTTACCAGCAGTACCACGGGCACCTTGTGTTTTGTGAGAGGCCACAGTCTAGTCCGTAGTTGAATTCCGAAGGACCTTTCTGCATTAGTGCCTGCAGTGGATCAAACTGGTGGAGTGTCTTACAATTCCTTTTGTTCCTTCTCTGAACCTCAGTGTAATGCTAGAGATGTCTCTCCTCCATTTCATCATGTCAGGAGCTCTTCTTTAAGCCAGGAATTAAGAGTAATAATGAAGACAACTAGAGAGGATTTCAAATTTGGACCATCTGTGCTAGCTGGGCCCGATGTCCTCTCACATAATTCTTTATTGATTAGGTGGAAGGGAAATGCaaggggggtgggggacacACTGGTATCATAAGGTAGTTGGTACCATGATACCTGCCCTGTGCGGTGGCCCACAGTGCCAGGAGCATTGTGCAGTGCAGAAGAGTCCAAATCCTTTGAGCTGTCTCTTGGTGTGGTTACTCTGTCTCTCTCCAGCTGGCTGCCTTTACGTGAAGATAGCACTGTTGACTGGCActttctgcagctggcaggtggaaaaaaagatgattttccCTTCCACAGCTTTCTATCTCCTCTAGGTTCAGAGGAAAAGGTAAAGGCAGTGTCTTTGGAAGGCCCCGTGTTGGAGCGTGATGATACCTTCAGCCATACCATACTCTCTTTAATTGTGCCTCTTTCACGCTAATGAATAATTAACTGCTGTGTGCATATGCACAGACACGCTGGTCATGGGCATCTCTGCAGGGTCGTGATGACCTGCAGATGATCACAGGGAGCTGCTTACCTCAGCACACAATCTTTTGGCCTCGCTGCCAGTTTGTTATCTCTTTGGCCACCAGCTGACCAAAGCTAATGTCTCCATGACCTGCATCGGCAATAAGCAAATGTTGACGGCTCCCCAACCTTCTCAAAGCATGAGCGTGCAAACAGATTGAGGTGAGCTAGGTGTGAATTTGCAGCAAGTCAGCTCCCACACTGTAGCTCCCCCAAGGTAAGTGCAAGGTGGTTCACAGGAGAGCGGCAggctatttttgttttcaagggTAGCAGCTTTCCCACAAGAAATTACCTCGAAGAAGCCAACCCGTCTTAGCTGGTTTGTGTGCCCGTCATCGGCGCTGTACGTGAAAGCACAAACCTCAGCTTCCCAAAATTCAGCTTGCATGTCAGGCAAGCATTCAATAAGACAGATCAATTTTCCTGCCTGTTGCGAGTTGAGCCACGCTGTGCTGGCCCCTGCGTATTAGAAGAAAGACTTTTGCCCTCTTTTTGCTGTGGAACTGTCACGCTTTCAGGCATGCCTGTAATTTTCAGGGGAGTATGGTTCATAGATCGGAGACGGTCCCTTGTCCTGTGTTTTCCCGCAAGAGACCCCCTGCGGCTGATGCTTTGGAGCTTCCAGGGCCTATCTGCTTTTGCTTATTAAAATGCAGTCTCTTGCTGGAGATTTTTACCTTACGaattttcagcagaaagctgGGGAAGTTGGCAACAGGTGGCTTGCGATTGtgttctcctctccctctcattTTTTGCCCCCTGCATATTGCTGCCATTACCCATCAAAGCATCAGGCTGAGTCAGATGtagaaaaggagatgaaaaacaCAGGGTGATGCATCAGTGCCAGCCGAAATGACCCTTCCTATCCGCCCATCCCGGAAAGCTGCGATAGCAGCTCAGAGGGCTGTGCTTCATGATTTCATCCCTCCCTGCAGAGGGGAGATGGGCAACATCATTATTGGTTGCTGGGGAGTCTTGACTCAGTGCCAGCACTGGAAATGACCTCGGACACACgtctcctcctccaccccaaGGGTGATTCGAACCTgctgggaaggggggaaggtgctgggaagatggaggaagagTTGGTGGGGGGAGATGGGAAGAAAGAGGCACAAACTCAACCACTTCTCTGCGATGATGTCATGGCAACAACGTACGTTGACATGCTGTCAGGCAGTCGGGGCAGGCTTTGAAGCCCTCCAGCTCTTTCGCGTTGCTGCGGGCTCGTGTCTGACTTGCTGAAAAATCTTTTGGTTAATATTTAATGTAGGCATTGAAGTGCTAAGGGTGGCAAGTGCCCCACCTAATCCCCCTGCCTCCACTTACCCAATGGGATGCTGaattggggtggggggtagGGTTGCAAGCTCCCCTAGCCTGGGGATGGGACTCCCGGTCAGTAGGGTGGCTTCAGCCCGtagggtccctgtccccatctggCTCTGGGATGTGGGAGGGCGGTTTCTATCCCTCGCAGCCCAGTTTGGAGCTGTTTTGGGGCACTGGAAGGAGGTGGGGGGTCTCCCTCTCCCCTTGGTCTCCCAGGGCTGGCTCTGGAATAAAGAAATCTGCGGCCCTGCTCTGGGAGCCGAGCCCAGCTCCTTCGATGCAAGCGGTTAGCACAtggtttttgttggtggtttttttttttgctaagcaATGACCTAATGATCCTGTGTTCCAGCTATAGCCCCTCCTAGGCGCCTTTTTTCCAAACGGTACGTCCGGACTGGATCCAGCAAACCTCCCAGAGCAAGACGCTGTGTTCCCTTCCCCGGGGAAGCCATCTGCTCCCCTCCGCCTGGCTCCTTCTGCAGGGCTTCAAGCTCGCCAGCCGGGCTGGaaagctctcctcctcctcctccttctccccgcGAGCCCCGGCTTCTCTCGGCCATCTTGTTAGCGCAAGGCGCGGGGAAGGGAACGCGGGGCTGGCTGAATCTGGGGCGGCTGATGGTGTCAGCCGGAGACGGTTTCCAGGCAACTGTCGCGCCGTGGGACACGGCGAGCCGAGAACACCGGGAACGCCGTGTTCTTGCCGTACCGCCTGGGTGGGGGCCGAGCCCGGCGTGGACGGAGCCGGCATGAGACGGCGCGgagagggcagcgggagggtGGCGCAGGGATGGCAGCACAGGAAGAAGTCTCCAGCGTACGCCCTCCCGCCTGCCGCTCATCATACCCTCCCCGGCTTGGAGCGAGGATGTCCAAGCTGGCTGCTGGTACCTCACGCAGCGAGGAAGGAGCGTGCGATGGGTTTCACGTGCCCTCTGCATCCTTTGGGaaatcaaaaagaagaaaaacattgctcTGGACTCTGTACCCAAGCCCCCCGGCTTGTTGCAGGCGGTCCCGTGCTTCTCTGTCCCTTAACAAATCCAAAGCTCCTTCCCTACAAGTCACCAACTGTTTTTGCCCgcacagcccagctctgtgTCCCTGGGTGTCTCTGGAAAAGTGAATTTCGTGCAAAAACGGGCTGCCCTTCCCTTCCACAAGCTCCAGTCCTCCCCAGCGCTCTGTGGGTCCCGCTGCCCCTCTGTGCTGACGCCcgaggcagcaggcagcttcCCCACTcccgcctgcccgccgcccctgCCTGCTTCAGGGGCCCTGGGAGCATCCCTGCCCGTGAACCCCACCTGCCTGGCAGCCCTTCCTTACACTGCCAGCCCAGCTTTTCCCCTCCC
Encoded here:
- the DNAL4 gene encoding dynein axonemal light chain 4, with protein sequence MADTGEGKKEEADYKRLHSFPLIRHTDMPEEMRVEAMELCVTACEKYATNNESAAKMIKEMMDKKFGSSWHVVIGEGFGFEITHEVKNLLYMFFGGSLAVCVWKCS